A region of Vitis riparia cultivar Riparia Gloire de Montpellier isolate 1030 chromosome 12, EGFV_Vit.rip_1.0, whole genome shotgun sequence DNA encodes the following proteins:
- the LOC117926558 gene encoding protein TPX2 — protein MEDTGSVLIDQTYEFSAPQFFDFINGESEAETRNAELWFDTAISHAPSPFMPRIKTGRSVVTESLLCDFSEADQPQKEVSQSADSTVTNCASETKPQSEMMPAEIKEEELTPNEAKEENNASLVNLVSADEEATKDDKGGVCTLENGSASTEGASSAVERKTNDNKSLLSLQVETEACTPKQPTISHKENQTDLKNLKAEKIRGTEACTPKLPMTSQNANLTDSKKHQTAKKIASLVKNPSALKPKNHSQLSQAKGKPPSSVRRDPRVKNPTTTHNLAQEYQAIKRQKLEGGKTRQILNVKPQNLPHKGSSNLCPSTAKTSKEDRKVYVREAAAPFVSMAEMMRKFQSNTRGMSLPNLNSSLSHGDATSIIQRRPKLTLTRPKEPELETTNRVRSVRVKSTAELEEEMMAKIPKFKARPLNKKILEAATLPAVPRSVPQLPVFQEFHLETMTRANQNAESSTVASTESSSLQNHQWNPHHLTEPKTPLLQTSLRARPPRVKSSVELEQEALEKVLPFKARPLNKKIFESKGGLGIFCNTKRQVTKPQEFHFATDERIPPPQASVTDLFDKLSLNSEPHRDNHPIPRITKPNPFHLHTEERGTEKETKFVMKVMEKEMEEEKARVPRAHPYPYTTDYPVIPPKPEPKPCTKPEPFQLESLVRHEEEMLREMEERKRMEKEEAERRRFKAQPVLKEDPIPLPEKARKPLTQVQEFNHHVDHRAVDRAEFDERIKEKEQMYKRYREESESARMMEEEKALKQLRRTLVPHARAVPNFDRPFCPQKSSKETTKAKSPYLRVLQRKERRKMTLATATSAAANIMR, from the exons ATGGAAGATACCGGCTCCGTCTTAATCGATCAAACCTACGAATTCTCTGCTCCGCAATTCTTCGACTTTATTAATGGAGAGTCGGAGGCGGAAACGAGGAACGCAGAGCTCTGGTTCGACACCGCCATCAGCCATGCGCCTTCCC CTTTTATGCCTAGAATCAAGACTGGTAGATCTGTTGTGACAGAGAGTTTATTATGTGATTTTAGTGAAGCAGACCAGCCACAGAAGGAG GTCTCCCAATCAGCAGACTcaacagttactaactgtgccTCGGAAACCAAGCCTCAATCAGAGATGATGCCTGCTGAAATCAAGGAAGAAGAATTAACCCCCAATGAggccaaggaagaaaacaatGCAAGCCTTGTCAATCTG GTTTCTGCAGATGAAGAGGCTACAAAAGATGACAAAGGTGGTGTATGTACCCTAGAAAATGGAAG TGCTTCAACCGAAGGAGCCTCGTCTGCTGTGGAAAGAAAAACTAATGACAACAAGAGTCTACTGTCACTTCAAGTGGAAACTGAAGCTTGCACCCCTAAGCAACCAACAATTTCTCATAAAGAAAACCAGACTGATTTGAAGAACCTGAAGGCTGAAAAGATAAGAGGAACTGAAGCCTGCACCCCTAAACTACCCATGACTTCCCAAAATGCAAACCTGACTGATTCAAAGAAGCACCAGACAGCTAAAAAGATAGCTAGTTTGGTTAAAAATCCATCTGCATTGAAGCCaaaaaatcattctcaattGTCACAAGCTAAAGGCAAACCACCATCCAGTGTGAGAAG GGACCCAAGGGTAAAAAACCCTACGACGACCCATAATTTAGCTCAAGAATACCAGGCCATTAAGCGGCAGAAGCTGGAAGGAGGAAAAACTAGACAG ATTCTTAATGTCAAACCACAAAATTTGCCCCACAAGGGCAGTTCCAACCTGTGCCCTTCAACTGCCAAAACCAGTAAAGAGGACAGAAAG GTTTATGTCCGAGAAGCTGCAGCTCCATTCGTTTCAATGGCAGAAATGATGAGAAAGTTTCAATCCAATACAAGAGGGATGTCACTGCCAAACCTCAACAGTTCTCTTTCACAT GGTGATGCTACTTCTATCATCCAGAGGAGACCCAAGCTCACATTAACCAGACCCAAGGAACCTGAACTTGAAACAACTAATCGGGTTCGTTCAGTCAGAGTAAAGAGCACTGCTGAGCTTGAGGAAGAGATGATGGCTAAGATTCCAAAATTCAAGGCTCGACCACTAAACAAAAAG ATTCTGGAAGCTGCAACCTTACCTGCAGTTCCAAGAAGTGTACCCCAGCTACCAGTATTTCAG GAATTTCATTTGGAGACAATGACGAGGGCCAATCAGAATGCAGAATCTTCTACAGTAGCCTCAACTGAATCTTCTTCTCTCCAG AATCATCAGTGGAATCCTCATCACCTAACTGAACCTAAAACCCCGCTTCTTCAAACATCATTGCGAGCACGTCCACCCCGGGTGAAAAGTTCTGTTGAGCTTGAGCAGGAGGCACTCGAAAAAGTTCTTCCATTCAAGGCCAGGCCTTTGAATAAGAAG ATATTTGAAAGCAAAGGGGGTTTGGGCATATTCTGTAACACAAAGCGGCAAGTGACTAAGCCTCAAGAATTCCATTTCGCGACAGATGAAAGGATTCCACCACCACAAGCCTCTGTTACTGATCTTTTTGATAAG CTTTCTTTGAATTCAGAACCTCACCGGGACAATCATCCAATCCCAAGAATCACCAAACCGAATCCATTCCATCTCCACACGGAG GAAAGAGGAActgagaaagaaacaaaattcgTGATGAAGGTGATGGAAAAAGAGATGGAAGAGGAAAAAGCAAGGGTTCCCAGGGCCCATCCATATCCATACACCACTGATTACCCCGTG ATCCCTCCCAAACCAGAGCCTAAGCCATGTACAAAACCAGAACCATTCCAACTGGAGAGCCTGGTGAGGCATGAAGAAGAAATGCTGAGGGAAATGGAAGAAAGGAAGAGAATGGAGAAGGAAGAGGCTGAAAGGAGGAGGTTCAAGGCGCAGCCAGTCTTGAAAGA GGACCCAATTCCACTTCCAGAGAAAGCAAGAAAACCCCTGACACAGGTTCAGGAATTCAATCACCATGTAGATCATCGAGCTGTGGATAGAGCAGAATTTGATGAAAGg ATCAAGGAGAAAGAACAAATGTATAAGAGATACAGAGAGGAGAGCGAGTCAGCAAGGATG ATGGAGGAAGAGAAGGCGTTGAAACAGTTGAGAAGGACACTGGTTCCACATGCAAGGGCGGTGCCCAATTTTGATCGTCCTTTCTGCCCTCAAAA GTCTTCAAAGGAGACAACCAAAGCAAAGTCCCCTTAC
- the LOC117927219 gene encoding probable protein phosphatase 2C 58, producing MNGREILQKISVKVGLGSSTADTGKGKSKMSKHITHGFHLVKGKSNHEMEDCLVSEFKQVEDHELGLFGIFDGHLGHDVSNYLKTHLFDNILKEHTFWTETENAIKRAYRKTDIEILDKSLYLGRGGSTAVTAILINGERLVVANVGDSRAVICKNGEAKQLSVDHEPSKERTMIERRGGFVSNLPGDVPRVDGQLAVARAFGDKSLKLHLSSEPDVAVEPITTGTECIILASDGLWKVMSNQEAVDCIKHIKDAQSAAKRLTDEALSKKSKDDISCIVVKFQ from the exons ATGAATGGAAGGGAAATTCTCCAGAAGATCAGT gTGAAGGTTGGGTTAGGTTCATCCACAGCTGACACGGGGAAAGGCAAAAGCAAGATGTCGAAGCAtataacacatggatttcacTTGGTGAAAGGCAAATCAAATCATGAAATGGAAGATTGTTTGGTTTctgaattcaagcaagtggaaGACCATGAGTTGGGTTTATTTGGAATATTCGATGGGCATTTGGGCCATGATGTTTCAAATTACTTGAAAACTCATCTGTTTGACAATATTCTGAAGGAG CATACTTTCTGGACTGAAACAGAGAATGCTATAAAGAGAGCTTACCGTAAAACTGACATTGAGATACTGGACAAATCATTGTACTTGGGAAGAGGAGGGTCAACTGCAGTAACAGCAATACTAATCAATGGTGAGAGGTTGGTAGTGGCAAATGTGGGAGATTCTCGGGCTGTTATATGCAAGAATGGTGAGGCTAAACAGCTATCAGTTGATCATGAGCCAAGCAAGGAAAGAACGATGATTGAAAGGCGGGGTGGTTTTGTATCAAACCTTCCAG GTGATGTACCACGTGTTGACGGACAACTTGCAGTGGCAAGGGCATTTGGTGATAAGAGCTTGAAGCTACACCTTAGCTCAGAACCAGATGTGGCAGTGGAGCCCATAACTACTGGAACAGAGTGCATTATTCTGGCAAGTGATGGCTTATGGAAG GTGATGTCAAACCAGGAGGCGGTGGATTGCATCAAACACATAAAGGATGCTCAGTCAGCGGCAAAGCGATTGACTGACGAGGCTCTTTCTAAGAAAAGCAAGGATGATATCTCCTGCATTGTAGTAAAGTTTCAGTGA